The sequence below is a genomic window from Salarchaeum japonicum.
AGGTGACGCATGACTACTTGGCCGCTGGGTACTCGGTCGTCTGGATACGCGCGGCAACAGTCCTTCTCGATGCGTTCAACTACGATACGATCGGTGCCGAATTTGAGCAAGACAATGGTTCTGGATACGCCCAACGAACGAGCAAAGCTAGCCGATTTACGAACTGCCAAGCGCTCCTCTACGACGGCGAACATGCGTGGGAGCGCGTGCCGCCCTATGCCCATCCCCGCGGACAAGATGACCTGATTACGTACGATATCTGTACTGCCCAGGGTTGCGAGCTACGCCGGCTTCACGAGCGCGACGGCAGTTACACCTACACCGCGAGCGACGAGTACGGCCCCGACTTTCCTCTGAAAGCACTCAAGAACGCGATTGTCCGGGAGTACGACCGAGACCCGTTCTGGAAGTGGGCCGGAAGCCAGTACCATTCCGCACAGGTGGAGAAACTGCTTGCGACACGACCTGAGATAGAGCGCTGTCGGGGGCCGAAGGGGTTTCACGAATGGGGGCGGCGGGAAACGCTCTGGACGAACCATTCCAACCAGCCATTAATCGAACTCCGCGAGTGTATGTACTGCCCCGTTCGGTTAGTGACGAACCACCGAGGGCGGTCAGGACACAGTACATTCTGTCTCTACGGTCGAGAGCCTGATCTCGACTGGGACGACGTGTATTTCCAGGCCAGCCCTCCCGAGTGCGATCACTATCTCTACGACGAGGACGCGATCGAAGATTACTGCCCAAAGTGCGGCGCGACGATGGAGACTCCCGATACAATGCTCCGCGACCACACGAGCTGGATTCCGCCGTAAACGGAGAGCAGATCACTCACGCCTGATTGCTGATCTCGTTGTAAGATTATGGCGGACGCTTGACTTGTCTGGCACCACAGTCCAGACTTTCAGACGGCAGGTCAACGATCCAACGGTCGTCTTATCGCATCTGCGTATCACTTCCAAAGCAAAGAGTACGAACAGCGAAAGACGCCCTTAAACGAGATTCTTAGGTAAATGGTGTAGGCAAATTATAAACTTAGCCGCGTCTAATCACTTTCCAATGCTGAGTGCGATCATGGAGGATTATCTCAAAGCGATCTATTACCTTCAGGAAGAGACGGACGACCGAGTGCGAACCTCGGCTCTCGCGGAGTATATGGACGTCGAACAACCCTCCGTCACCAGTATGGTGAAAAAATTGGCCGAGCATGATTTGGTACATCATGAACCCTACAAGGGGGTTGAACTCACAGACACCGGCATTCCTATCGCTCTCGAAATCATTCGCCACCACCGGCTTTTAGAACGATACCTGACGGAACACCTCGAGTACGATTGGGCTGAGGTGCACGACGAAGCAGATCGCCTCGAACACCACATCAGCAATCAATTCGCCGACCGGATAGCAGAGCAGCTAGGGGATCCCGCAGTTGACCCACATGGCG
It includes:
- a CDS encoding metal-dependent transcriptional regulator yields the protein MLSAIMEDYLKAIYYLQEETDDRVRTSALAEYMDVEQPSVTSMVKKLAEHDLVHHEPYKGVELTDTGIPIALEIIRHHRLLERYLTEHLEYDWAEVHDEADRLEHHISNQFADRIAEQLGDPAVDPHGDPIPTAELDISAPKCGETLADHHVGDSVRIERVPDEDADLLRYLSDHGIHPGTEVEIVEVTSFGMVTLDPDGADEPVALPKKVARSISAQSLSEDTS
- a CDS encoding competence protein CoiA, whose amino-acid sequence is MPFRGRRDGRPVVPAIVDDGEEVTCPVCGGTMYPRSAPGKSRHFYHVLDDAGQRCSNGGESETHERAVARVEVALHQQFGENARIETEVDVDVAEVPTPVTERRADALATFDDWNPYFGEGLAVEVQHSHKDKDVHQVTHDYLAAGYSVVWIRAATVLLDAFNYDTIGAEFEQDNGSGYAQRTSKASRFTNCQALLYDGEHAWERVPPYAHPRGQDDLITYDICTAQGCELRRLHERDGSYTYTASDEYGPDFPLKALKNAIVREYDRDPFWKWAGSQYHSAQVEKLLATRPEIERCRGPKGFHEWGRRETLWTNHSNQPLIELRECMYCPVRLVTNHRGRSGHSTFCLYGREPDLDWDDVYFQASPPECDHYLYDEDAIEDYCPKCGATMETPDTMLRDHTSWIPP